GCGAAATTCACTTATCCAATTAGTCGGTAGAATATCGCTGTTGTAAGGCTACGACGGTAATCATGCATCAACAAGAAACATTTACTCTTATCAATGCATAAACAAATGTTATCGATTGAGGTCGCGGCCGCGCTGATTAAATTTCAAGTCATTGAAATAAAAGAAAAATATATTTTCAAGGGCGGGTGAAGCAACCATCTGGAACTGTAGGCGCGAGAAATACACTCTATTGACCACCTTCTTGGCCCATGCCAGTCTGGATTCAACAGTTAAGCAAAGTGCCGCAATTGATCTCATGTTTGAGCCTGGGCATCCGCCCCGTGAAAACATGAAGATTTTTATCGCGCCTAAAGGCATCCAGGCTAACGCGCTCGTTGATCTTCCACCTAACTCGCATTCGGAGCATTTATCTTGAAATTTGAAGGTATTTATACGCCAGCAGTAACTCCTTATAACTCTGATGGGGAGATTGACTGGAACGTGTACTCGGAAGTCTTGGAGTCGCTGATTGAGGCGAAGGTGCATGGCATTATTATTGGCGGGTCGACCGGCGAATATTATGCGCAGACGTCGGAAGAACGTACCGAGTTAGCGGCCTACGCCAAAGATGTGATCGGCACTCGGGTGCAACTGATCGTCAGTACCGGGGCGATCCGTACCGAAGACGCGGTTCAGTACGCCAAGGATGCCAAATCGATCAAAGCGGACGCCATTCTCGTCACCAGCCCGCCGTATGCGCTGCCGACCTCCCAAGAGAACGCGATTCACGCATTGACCATTGATCGCGCCGCCGACCTGCCGATCATGCTTTACAACTATCCGGGGCGCATGTGCGTTTCGATGGATGAAGAATATTTCACGCGTGTCAGCCAGTCGAAAAACGTCGTCGCCATCAAGGAAAGTTCCGGCGACATGGGCCAGGTGCATATGCTGGCCCGGCAGTTCCCCAACATCGCCTTGTCCTGCGGATGGGACGACCAGGCCCTCGAGTTTTTTGCCTGGGGTGCCCGTAGCTGGGTGTGTGCAGGTTCCAACTTCCTGCCCAGGGAACACGTGGCGCTTTATGAAGCCTGCGTGATCGAAAAGAACTTCGACAAAGGCCGTCAGATCATGTCGGCAATGATGCCGCTGATGAATGCCCTGGACGGCGGCAAGTTCGTGCAGTCGATCAAGTACGGCTGCGAAGTGGCCGGATTGAAAGTCGGTAACGTGCGCCTGCCATTGCAGCCCCTTGAAGCGGACGAAAAGCAGAATTTCGCGTCGGTCATTACTGAACTCAAACGTAACGTAGCCAATGTTTCTTCGGGAGCCAGCCATGGGTGATCTACTGAGCAAGGCCGAATACGCCGCTCTGGCCAAAGACATTTCGTTGCCATCCAAGGCGTTCATCAATGGCGCATTCAAGCCCGCAATGTCCGGCAAAACCTTCGCCACGAACAATCCGGCGACCGGTGACTTTTTGACCGACGTCGCAGCGTGTTCGTCCGATGATGTCGACTTCGCGGTGAGCAATGCCAAGGAGGCCTTTGAAGATGGACGCTGGAGATCTGTTTCTCCTCGAGAGCGCAAAGCGGTTCTGTTGAAGTTTGCAAACCTGCTTGAAAGCCATCAATACGAACTGGCCGTCCTCGAAAGTCTCGATAGCGGCAAACCCGTCAGTGAATGTCAGTTGGTCGACATTCCGGACACCATCCACACGATTCGCTGGCACGCAGAACTGATCGACAAGATTTATGACAACACCGCCCCGGTGGGCAGCGACGCGCTGACCATGGTGGTCCGGGAGCCGATCGGCGTGGTGGGCTGCGTATTGCCCTGGAACTTCCCGCTGCTGATGCTGGCCTGGAAAATCGGCCCGGCGCTCGCCGCGGGCTGTTCGGTCATCGTCAAGCCTGCTGAACAAACCTCGCTGACCACGTTGCGCGTCGCGCAGCTGGCGTTTGAAGCCGGTGTTCCCGCTGGTGTACTCAACATTGTCACCGGCACGGGCAAAGACGTCGGTGAGCCGATCGGTTTGCATAAAGATGTCGACATGGTCAGCTTCACCGGCTCCACCGCGACCGGCCGCCGCTTCCTGCATTACGCCGCCGATTCGAACCTGAAACGCATCGTCCTTGAGTGCGGCGGAAAAAATCCGGCTGTGGTGATGGACGATGCCCAAGACCTGGATCTCGTCGCCCAGCACGTGGTCAATGGCGCGTTCTGGAACATGGGAGAAAACTGCTCCGCAACCTCGCGCCTGATCGTCCACGCGTCCGTGAAAGACGAACTGCTGGAGCGCATGGGCGCCTACATCCGTGAATGGAAGATGGGTGACCCACTGGATCCGGAAAACCGCGTAGGGTCGCTGGTCAGCCCTGAGCATTTTGCCAAAGTGAAGTCCTACCTTGAGCACGCCGCCGCCGGAAAGCTTGAGGTGGTTTACGGTGGCGCAACCAAAGACGGTGCCTTTGTAGAGCCGACGGTGATTGACGGTGTTGGTCGAGACAATCGGCTGTTCCAGGAGGAGATCTTCGGCCCGATTCTTTCGGTCACCACCTTCAACACGATCTCCGAGGCCATTGCGCTGGCCAATGACACGGTCTACGGCCTGGCGGCCTCTGTTTACACCGGCAGCCTGCGGCGGGCAATCAAGTTGTCGCGGGAAATTCGCGCGGGCATCGTCACCGTGAATTGCTTTGGTGAGGGCGACGCATCGACCCCCTTCGGTGGCTACAAGGAGTCGGGCTTCGGCGGTCGGGACAAATCCATTTTTGCCCATGACCAGTACACCGAAATCAAAACCATCTGGATCGATGTGTCTGATCGGTCGGATGAAGAGACCGAAAAATGAGCACCCATACCATCAAGCGCCTGCCGGTAGACACCGGGGTTTCGGGTTGGGAGGCGATTTCCGCACGCACTGCGCCTGTCCGCATGCTTGATGGAAACGTGACGGCGGATTGGCTGATCATCGGTGCCGGCTTTGCCGGCCTGTCCGCCGCTCGCAGACTTTCACAGCTGCACCCGGGTGACAGCATTGTTGTTGTCGATGCTCATGAGGTCGCCAAGGGGCCGGCGGGCAGGAACTCGGGTTTCATGATTGATGTGCCGCACAGTCTGTCGTCCGGGGAATACTCCGTGGCGAGTGAGTCTGCAACGGCGCTGGAAATTGCGCAGAACCGCTTTGCGATTGCTTTTGCCGCTGCCGCCGCGCGGGAGTACGGCATGTCTACCGACACGTTCGACCCTTCCGGGAAGATCAACGCGGCCGCCACTGAACGGGGATTGAAGCTGAACGTCAATTACGCTCAATCCCTTGAACGCATTGGCGAGAAGTTCGAGATGTTTGATGCCGCGCACATGCGCGAAATCACCGGGTCCACCTATTACCACGGCGGAATCTACACCCCCGGCGCAGTGATGATTCAACCCGCGCAATACATCAGGGACCTGGCAGCAGGGCTCGAAGGTAAAATCACGCTGTTCGAACGCTCTCCGATTATTGAATTGACCAAGCAGGGAAGTGGCTGGAGCGCTCGTTCTGATAACGGGACGGTGTACGCGCCCAAGGTCATTCTGGGCGTTAACGGGCACATCGAAGACTTTGGCCATTATCAAGGCCGCCTGTTGCACGTCTTCACTTACGCGTCCATGACGGCCGCTTACAGTGATGATGTATTCAGCAAAGAGGTGCCGGGCAAGGCCAGGTGGGCGTTGTTGCCGGCGGATCCAATGGGCGCGACCGTTCGCAAGATCTCTTCAGACGGTCAATCGCGTATCGTCATCCGGACAAAGTTCACCTATGACCCGAGTATTCAGGTCACTCCAGAGCGGGTAGCTGCGGTGGCCAAAGAACAGCGACATTCCTTGGATGCGCGCTTTCCCGAATTGAAATCCACTGCGTTGGAATTCAGTTGGGCCGGCCGTCTGTGCCTGAGTCGAAACAGCGCGGCTGCATTTGGCGAGATTGAAGAAAACCTGTATTCGGCTTGCTGCGAAAACGGGCTGGGTACTGTGAAAAGCACCCTGGCAGGTGTGATGGCTGCGGAGTTGGCATCGGGTACGCGTTCGGAGTTTCTTGATAGCTTCAGTCACGCACCTGGCCCCAGCAAACTACCACCCCGGATAATAACGAAGCTGGGCGTCAGTTCGGTTATTCGCTGGCATGAGTTTTGGGCCGGGCGAGAAGGCTAGCGAATTCAAGTTGTCGGCTATTGACCGACTTCAAAGTCTGATCGGAACGATCTACGAAGGAAAACTTGATTGAAGAGCGACCGAACAAACAACACCGCGCACTTAACGACGCCCACCGTTATCGCCACTCCTGGGGTCACAAGGCCCCAGCTCGGGATATTTTTATGCCTGCTTTCAATGCTGATCTTTGCCAGCCAGGACGGCATAACCAAGGTGCTGGTCAAAGACTTCCCGGTCGCCCAATTGGTCATGGTGCGTTATTGGGTGTTTGTCGTTTTTGCTCTCGGATATGCCGCCTACCAAGGTAGGGTAAAGGCGTCGTTTCGCAGTAAGCATCCCTGGCTCCAAATCCTTCGAGCGTTGCTGGCCGTGGGCGAAACCATACTGTTCGCGGTGGGGCTACGACATTTGGGCCTGGCGGAAATGCACGCGATATACGCGGTATTTCCGCTGATGACACTGGCCTTGGCGGGAGCGTTGCTTGGGGAGTTCATCGGCCTTCGGCGCTGGGTTGCTGCCGCGATAGGGTTCACCGGCACACTGATCATCCTCCGGCCAGGCGCAGGCGTCTTTGAACTCGCGGCGCTGATTCCGCTGGTGGCTGCTTTGGCATTCGCGGTGTTCAACGTACTTACCCGCCGGATTAGCCTGCACGACTCCCTTGCTACGAACATGCTCTTTATGGCGTGTGTGGGTGCCCTGACGGTCACATTTGCAGGGCTGCCGGCATGGGTTTCTCCGACTCCAGTCCAGGGCCTCTTGATGGGGTTACTGGCATTGACGGGAGTAGTCGCACAGATTCTCTTCATTCAAGCATTGAAATACGCAACCGCTTCTAGCTTGCAGCCTTTCAACTATGCGCTTCTGGTATTCGCCACGCTGATTGGTGTCATCGTTTTTGCCGAGCGCCCTGATACCTGGGTGTTTGTCGGCGCAGCGTTGGTGATTATCGGTGGTTTGTATGCGATCAAAGCGAAGACGTGAACAGGTAATACAGCGTTCAACTTAATCCTCTGGAGGCCGTCTGGTTCCGGCAACCTGCAACGGAGGAGGGCAAGTGCCTTCCGCCGTCGCCGGTCAGTCTGCTTCGATCAAAACGGCAGTGGCAGTTTCGCCGTTCGCCCCCCATCCACCACCAGCACCTGCCCGGTGATGAAGGCCGACGATTCGGAGGCCAGGAAAACGACTGTCCCGCCCACATCCGCCGGTAATCCGGTACGCCCGACCGGGTGAAGGCGCAGGAGTGCCTGGCGCGCCGCACGCGGATCGGCTTGAGCGGAAAGGTATGCATCACTCAACTCGGAATTTATCCATCCCGGAGCAATGGCATTGCAGCGAATGCCATCTCGGCCGAGATCGATGGCCAAGGCTCGGGTCAGCCCATGGATACCCGCCTTGGAGGCACAGTACGCGGCATGTTCAGGGTTGGCGCCTAACCCTTCGATCGACCCGATGTTGATGATGCTGCCACCGCCTCGCTGACGCATCTGAGGCACCAACGCCTTGCACAGGAATGCTGGCGCTCGCAGATTGACAGCCATCATGCGATCCCAGTCCTGCTCGGTCATATCATCGATGGACTTTTCGAACATGAACCCGGCGTTGTTAACCAATACATCGACTCCGCCAAGCTGCTCCTGGGCGACCTGAGCAATCAAACTCGGAGTCTCCATCGAAGCGAGATCAGCCTCGACGAAATAGACTTGAGGGTGATTTTGCAAGTCGGCGTCCAGTGCCTGGCGCTGAGCGATCAACACAGAAGCGCCTGCCTCCAGCAATTGTTCGGTGATGCCGCGGCCAATCCCTCTGCCGCCCCCGGTCACCACCACATTTTTACCGTTGAGCATCGCAACCTCTCCTTAGCCGGATACCGGCTTCGCGCCTGTGACTTCTACCGTTTCACCGGCGATGTACCTGGCCTCGTCGGACGCCAGAAATGCGATGACATCCGCAATGTCTTCAGGCTCGGCGATGCGGCCTAATGGCACGCTCTTGTTCAGTTCCTGTACGGCTTTGTCGGGATCCAGGCCTCGACGCTCAAAGCCGCTGCGTATCATCGGGGTATTGATTTCGTGCGGGCACACGGCGTTGACACGGATGCCCAAAGGGGCGCAATCGCGGCCCAGATTCTTGGTTAAAGCCGCGACGGCCCCTTTGCTTGTGCAATACGCCACATGGGCTGGACCGGGATAAATGCCCCAGACAGATGATGTGTTGACGATTGCGGCGCCTGGGCGATTTTTCATGTGCGGTATCGCGGCACGGCAGATGAAGAACACTGCATTCAGGTTTACGCCCATGGCGTCAAACCACATGTCGTCAGTCGTTTCCTCAATCGTGCCACGGGGAATAATGCCGGCATTGTTCAATACGATGTCGATTCCCGAAAAGATATCGACGGCAGTTTGGACAATCGCCTCGCAATATTCCTTACGGCGTAAGTCGCCAGCCACGTAATGCACTTCAGCGCCCAGGTCACGGACTTTGGCGGATATAGATTTGCAACCGGCTTCATCAAGATCAGATAACACAAGCTTTGCGCCTTCTCGGGCGAACAATAATGCTAACGCCTGTCCGACGCCCCCGGCAGCGCCGGTGATGATGACCACTTTATTATTAAACTTCATGACACCTACCTATTGTTTTTTTCGGTAGAGCCATTATTTGGTTTCATTGGTTCTAATCGTCCAGCAACTTTTTTATAGGGGCAAAGATAACTTTTTGTTATCTAAAAGTTGGAATCCGCTGGTAATCAAAAGTGACCCGTCGTACGGCTCGGGCGGTATTCATTGAGGCAGTCCGTTGTGAGACCGAATGCGAATCATCGTCTAAAAAATGTACACTGCTGTACATGCCGTGTACGCCGCGGCCCCTGAGGTGTACAGTAGGGAAGAATTCTTAAATGAAGGTGCAACCCGAATGTCACAGACAGGAAGGGCGAAAACCAAAGCGCAGGATGCAGGCTGGCGAGGGTCCGTCGATGGTTGGCTGGATGCTGCCTACGATGCTCTTAAAGAGTCGGGAGTGGAGGCTGTGCGGGTGATGCCGCTGGCCAAACGCTTGAACTTGTCTCGCACCAGCTTCTATTGGTTCTATGAAGATCGGGAACAGCTGCTGGCGGCGCTCCTCGCTCGATGGCGGGACAAGAACACCGGCGGTATGGTCAGCCAATGTGAGAGTTATGCGGAAAGTATTTCCGAAGCGATTCTCAACGTCTTCGAGTGCTGGGTGAACCCCGAGCTGTTCGATTCACAGTTCGAATTTGCCGTGCGCAGCTGGGCGCTGCAATCGGACGAAGTCAAAGCTGAAATCGCTCTGGCCGATGAGGCACGGATGAATGCCCTGGCCGCGATGTTCCGACGGTTTGGCTACGACGCCGAGGGGGCTGACGTTCGGGCCAGGACGATCTACCTCACGCAGATCGGCTACATCTCCATGAAAACCAATGAAGATATTGTCGTTCGATTCAGACGGATTCCTCAGTACGTGAGCGTGTTTACCGGCAAAGTACCGAAGAGGCGCGAGCTGGACCGCTTTTATGGAAAGTTCGGCTACGCAGAAAAAGAACCCGGCGTTTTCGTCCCCTTGGTCGAGACATTCGAGGAATCCACTGCCGATGGAGAATAGAACGCTGGGCATCATTGGCGGCACCGGCTGGCTCGGGCGTGCAATTGCCGAGGCGCTCCTTGATAACGGTTTCATCAAGCCTGACCATTTGTTGATCTCGAACCGCTCCGGCATCAGTACCTTCGAGCCTGGTGTGAAGCTGCTGTCCGACAATCAACAGTTGGTGAACCTCAGCGATATTGTCGTGCTGTCCATCCGGCCGGAGCAGTTTCGTGAACTGCAGATCAACGCCCGCGGCAAGCGAGTGATTTCTCTGATGGCCGGCGTTCCGGCGGCAGCCATCAGCGCGGCCACCGGTGCGGATGAAATAGTGCGGGCCATGCCGAATGCGGCCGTGGAAATCAGACAGTCGTACACGCCCTGGTACTGTGTCGGAAACTTTTTTGAGCGCGATCGCAACTGGGTGCAGCGACTGTTCGAGTGCGTAGGCTCGGCGGACGAAGTGCCTGATGAAGACTGCATTGATTACCTCAGCGCGTTGTCCGGGACTGGGCCGGCCTTTCCGGCAATGTTGCAAATGGCACTGACTAATCAGGCGGTGGCTGCGGGAATTCCTCTTGCCATCGCGCAGCGCGCTGCACAAGGCGTAGTAGTGGGGGGCGGCCAGATGCTTGCCCGCCGCGATCCGCGGCAAATGATCGAGTCGTTGATGGCTTATCGTGGCGTGACGGCCGCAGCGCTGCAGTCGATGGCCGATCAGGATATCGAATCCATTGTGGGGCGAGCAGTAAAGGCTGGCGCTGAGGTTGCGCGGCGGGGAATGTAGCTGGGGCAGGGGACATACAGTGAAGGCCCGCTGAAGGGCCTTCACTTTTGGACTTAGATTTCTTTCACCAGGCGCAAAGCGTCGTAGATGGCTGCGTGGGTGTTGCGAGCAGACACGGCGTCGCCGATCCGGAACAGCTGGAAGCGCCCTTCAGGATTGGTGACGATGTTCTGTGCCGTGCCGGCGATCAGGTCATGCTGCTCTACCGCGCCGCCATTGGTGGAGAGAGGACGCAGGTCGAAGTACAAATCGTCCAGGGGAAGGGTGCCGTGGTTGACGACAACCTGATCGACCACACGCTGCTTGTGGACCTTTCCGTAATCGCTGCCAAAGGTTGCAACGAGCCCGCCATCACGTTTTTCCACGGTATCGACCCGGTAGGTGACGGTGAAGGTGACGTCCAGGTCCTGCAGGCTTCGCATGTAGGGCACCAGATTCATAGCCATGACTTCAGGTGCAAACGAGCGGTCGGGGGTGACGATTTCGACTTTCGCACCGCTTTGCGCGATGACCTCGGCAGCCTGCAGGGCAGCATGGTCGCCAGCATCGTCGAAGATCAGTACGTTGCGACCGGGCTTGATGTCGCCGGAAATGATGTCCCAGGTTGAAACCACGAGTTCGTTGCCTTTGCGCAGCACCTCGGTATCAGGCAGGCCGCCGGTCGCAACGATGACCACGTCGGGCTCGAAGGCTTGCACAGTGTCGGCTTCGGCCCAGGTGTTGAAGTGGAACTTCACCCCCAGCCGCTCGCATTGCGCCATGCGCCAATCAATGATGCTGATCATCTCACGACGACGTTCGCTCAACGCCGTCAGACGAATCTGCCCGCCTGGTTGGTCAGCCGCCTCAAGCACTGTTACCTCATGGCCGCGCTCACCGGCGACCCGCGCCGCTTCCAGCCCGGCAGGGCCGGTACCGACCACCAGAACCTTGCGCTTGACGGCGGCTTTGGGAATGTCATGTGGCATGGTGGTTTCCCGACCCGTCGCTGCGTTGTGAATGCAGTAGGCCGCGCCGCCCTGATAGATGCGATCCAGGCAATAGTTGGCGCCCACGCACGGGCGAATGTCTTCTTCGCGCTTCTCGATGATTTTGCGCACGATGTGCGGATCGGTCATGTGCGCGCGGGTCATGCCCACCATGTC
This DNA window, taken from Pseudomonas fluorescens NCIMB 11764, encodes the following:
- a CDS encoding dihydrodipicolinate synthase family protein encodes the protein MKFEGIYTPAVTPYNSDGEIDWNVYSEVLESLIEAKVHGIIIGGSTGEYYAQTSEERTELAAYAKDVIGTRVQLIVSTGAIRTEDAVQYAKDAKSIKADAILVTSPPYALPTSQENAIHALTIDRAADLPIMLYNYPGRMCVSMDEEYFTRVSQSKNVVAIKESSGDMGQVHMLARQFPNIALSCGWDDQALEFFAWGARSWVCAGSNFLPREHVALYEACVIEKNFDKGRQIMSAMMPLMNALDGGKFVQSIKYGCEVAGLKVGNVRLPLQPLEADEKQNFASVITELKRNVANVSSGASHG
- a CDS encoding aldehyde dehydrogenase; this encodes MGDLLSKAEYAALAKDISLPSKAFINGAFKPAMSGKTFATNNPATGDFLTDVAACSSDDVDFAVSNAKEAFEDGRWRSVSPRERKAVLLKFANLLESHQYELAVLESLDSGKPVSECQLVDIPDTIHTIRWHAELIDKIYDNTAPVGSDALTMVVREPIGVVGCVLPWNFPLLMLAWKIGPALAAGCSVIVKPAEQTSLTTLRVAQLAFEAGVPAGVLNIVTGTGKDVGEPIGLHKDVDMVSFTGSTATGRRFLHYAADSNLKRIVLECGGKNPAVVMDDAQDLDLVAQHVVNGAFWNMGENCSATSRLIVHASVKDELLERMGAYIREWKMGDPLDPENRVGSLVSPEHFAKVKSYLEHAAAGKLEVVYGGATKDGAFVEPTVIDGVGRDNRLFQEEIFGPILSVTTFNTISEAIALANDTVYGLAASVYTGSLRRAIKLSREIRAGIVTVNCFGEGDASTPFGGYKESGFGGRDKSIFAHDQYTEIKTIWIDVSDRSDEETEK
- a CDS encoding NAD(P)/FAD-dependent oxidoreductase, producing MSTHTIKRLPVDTGVSGWEAISARTAPVRMLDGNVTADWLIIGAGFAGLSAARRLSQLHPGDSIVVVDAHEVAKGPAGRNSGFMIDVPHSLSSGEYSVASESATALEIAQNRFAIAFAAAAAREYGMSTDTFDPSGKINAAATERGLKLNVNYAQSLERIGEKFEMFDAAHMREITGSTYYHGGIYTPGAVMIQPAQYIRDLAAGLEGKITLFERSPIIELTKQGSGWSARSDNGTVYAPKVILGVNGHIEDFGHYQGRLLHVFTYASMTAAYSDDVFSKEVPGKARWALLPADPMGATVRKISSDGQSRIVIRTKFTYDPSIQVTPERVAAVAKEQRHSLDARFPELKSTALEFSWAGRLCLSRNSAAAFGEIEENLYSACCENGLGTVKSTLAGVMAAELASGTRSEFLDSFSHAPGPSKLPPRIITKLGVSSVIRWHEFWAGREG
- a CDS encoding DMT family transporter, which translates into the protein MKSDRTNNTAHLTTPTVIATPGVTRPQLGIFLCLLSMLIFASQDGITKVLVKDFPVAQLVMVRYWVFVVFALGYAAYQGRVKASFRSKHPWLQILRALLAVGETILFAVGLRHLGLAEMHAIYAVFPLMTLALAGALLGEFIGLRRWVAAAIGFTGTLIILRPGAGVFELAALIPLVAALAFAVFNVLTRRISLHDSLATNMLFMACVGALTVTFAGLPAWVSPTPVQGLLMGLLALTGVVAQILFIQALKYATASSLQPFNYALLVFATLIGVIVFAERPDTWVFVGAALVIIGGLYAIKAKT
- a CDS encoding SDR family NAD(P)-dependent oxidoreductase → MLNGKNVVVTGGGRGIGRGITEQLLEAGASVLIAQRQALDADLQNHPQVYFVEADLASMETPSLIAQVAQEQLGGVDVLVNNAGFMFEKSIDDMTEQDWDRMMAVNLRAPAFLCKALVPQMRQRGGGSIINIGSIEGLGANPEHAAYCASKAGIHGLTRALAIDLGRDGIRCNAIAPGWINSELSDAYLSAQADPRAARQALLRLHPVGRTGLPADVGGTVVFLASESSAFITGQVLVVDGGRTAKLPLPF
- a CDS encoding SDR family NAD(P)-dependent oxidoreductase, encoding MKFNNKVVIITGAAGGVGQALALLFAREGAKLVLSDLDEAGCKSISAKVRDLGAEVHYVAGDLRRKEYCEAIVQTAVDIFSGIDIVLNNAGIIPRGTIEETTDDMWFDAMGVNLNAVFFICRAAIPHMKNRPGAAIVNTSSVWGIYPGPAHVAYCTSKGAVAALTKNLGRDCAPLGIRVNAVCPHEINTPMIRSGFERRGLDPDKAVQELNKSVPLGRIAEPEDIADVIAFLASDEARYIAGETVEVTGAKPVSG
- a CDS encoding TetR/AcrR family transcriptional regulator; amino-acid sequence: MSQTGRAKTKAQDAGWRGSVDGWLDAAYDALKESGVEAVRVMPLAKRLNLSRTSFYWFYEDREQLLAALLARWRDKNTGGMVSQCESYAESISEAILNVFECWVNPELFDSQFEFAVRSWALQSDEVKAEIALADEARMNALAAMFRRFGYDAEGADVRARTIYLTQIGYISMKTNEDIVVRFRRIPQYVSVFTGKVPKRRELDRFYGKFGYAEKEPGVFVPLVETFEESTADGE
- a CDS encoding pyrroline-5-carboxylate reductase family protein, translated to MENRTLGIIGGTGWLGRAIAEALLDNGFIKPDHLLISNRSGISTFEPGVKLLSDNQQLVNLSDIVVLSIRPEQFRELQINARGKRVISLMAGVPAAAISAATGADEIVRAMPNAAVEIRQSYTPWYCVGNFFERDRNWVQRLFECVGSADEVPDEDCIDYLSALSGTGPAFPAMLQMALTNQAVAAGIPLAIAQRAAQGVVVGGGQMLARRDPRQMIESLMAYRGVTAAALQSMADQDIESIVGRAVKAGAEVARRGM
- a CDS encoding NADH:flavin oxidoreductase, with the protein product MSSDPLLQPYKIKNLTLRNRIMTTSHEPAYPVDGMPKDLYRAYHVERAKAGVALTMTAGSAAVSRDSPPVFNNVLAYKDEVVGWLKDLTDECHEHGAAVMIQLTHLGRRTRWDKADWLPVVSPSHRREASHRSFPKKMEEWDIERIIKDYVDAAERMKAAGLDGLELQAYGHLMDQFWSPLTNDLDGPYGGSLENRMRFTFDVLRGIRQRVGEDFLLGVRYTGDEELPGGFTASEGMQVSHMLKDSGLVDFLNVVRGHIDTDAGLTDVIPIQGMRNSPHLDFAGEIRSSTGFPTFHAAKIPDVATARYAIASGKVDMVGMTRAHMTDPHIVRKIIEKREEDIRPCVGANYCLDRIYQGGAAYCIHNAATGRETTMPHDIPKAAVKRKVLVVGTGPAGLEAARVAGERGHEVTVLEAADQPGGQIRLTALSERRREMISIIDWRMAQCERLGVKFHFNTWAEADTVQAFEPDVVIVATGGLPDTEVLRKGNELVVSTWDIISGDIKPGRNVLIFDDAGDHAALQAAEVIAQSGAKVEIVTPDRSFAPEVMAMNLVPYMRSLQDLDVTFTVTYRVDTVEKRDGGLVATFGSDYGKVHKQRVVDQVVVNHGTLPLDDLYFDLRPLSTNGGAVEQHDLIAGTAQNIVTNPEGRFQLFRIGDAVSARNTHAAIYDALRLVKEI